AAGAGTATCATGAAGGCTAAACCACAGGTGATAATGAAAGACGGCAGACCAAGCGCCGTAATCATTGAAATCAACGACTACCGTGAATTACTTGAAAAGCTCGAAGATAAAGAAGACCTTGCAGACCTTGAAAAAATACGCATGGGTGGTATGCAGGTAAGGAAATTCAAAGACTACCTGACGGAACGTGATAATGCCCTATGAACTTTATGTAGAACGGCACGCCGAAAAAGACCTCAATAAACTCTCGCGAACATTATTTTCACAGATTACGGCAAAGATCAAAGAACTTCCTTCAAACCCTCACCCACGAGAAAGCAGAAAAATAAAAGGTTCACTAAAGGACTGGAG
The genomic region above belongs to Syntrophorhabdaceae bacterium and contains:
- a CDS encoding type II toxin-antitoxin system RelE/ParE family toxin, which translates into the protein MPYELYVERHAEKDLNKLSRTLFSQITAKIKELPSNPHPRESRKIKGSLKDWRLRIGDYRVLYEIDNATKKVTIMRVKHRREAYRDL